From Triticum urartu cultivar G1812 chromosome 2, Tu2.1, whole genome shotgun sequence, a single genomic window includes:
- the LOC125540871 gene encoding desmethyl-deoxy-podophyllotoxin synthase-like, which yields MAMEQAIYLVLALLLPLLLLKLIRNRSHGAGQQLPPGPWRLPVIGSLHHLAGKPLVHRAFADIARRLGDAPLVYLKLGEMPVVVVSSAEAAREVMKTQDLTFATRPWSPTIKILMSDGAGLAFAPYGAHWRQLRKICIMELLSARRVKTFRHVREEEVRRLVAAITAGAGEPVNVSKRLAVLIADMTVRAMIGDRFSRREEFLVVLQQGVRILSGFNLGDLFPSSQLVGFVSGSAPRAWENHTKSFELIECAIKQHQEVKAAATASNGDGKEEEQEDLLDVLLRIQKEGGHDVPFTMGAIKCLLVDLFSAGSETSATTLIWALSELMRNPRAMAKAQAEVRDSLQGKPSLTEDDLADLKYIRLIIKETLRLHPPGPLLLPREPTEACKVLGYDVPMGTTVFVNAWAICRDPKHWDTAEEFRPERFESGEVDFKGTNFEYTPFGAGRRICPGMMFAHSSMELTLAALLYHFDWELPAGGELDMEEEMGITVGRKNDLYLQAKVLVPLN from the exons ATGGCCATGGAGCAAGCAATTTATCTCGTCTTGGCTCTCCTCCTGCCTCTCCTGCTCCTCAAGCTCATCAGGAACCGCAGCCACGGCGCTGGCCAGCAGCTGCCGCCTGGCCCCTGGCGGCTGCCGGTCATCGGCAGCCTGCACCACCTCGCCGGCAAGCCGCTGGTCCACCGCGCCTTCGCCGACATCGCACGCCGGCTGGGCGACGCGCCGCTCGTGTACCTCAAGCTCGGTGAGATGCCCGTGGTGGTGGTGTCGTCGGCCGAGGCCGCGCGCGAGGTCATGAAGACGCAGGACCTCACGTTTGCGACGCGGCCATGGAGCCCGACCATCAAGATCCTCATGTCCGACGGTGCCGGGCTGGCGTTCGCGCCCTACGGCGCGCACTGGCGTCAGCTCCGCAAGATCTGCATCATGGAGCTGCTAAGCGCCCGCCGGGTAAAAACGTTTCGGCACGTCCGGGAGGAGGAGGTGAGGCGCCTCGTCGCCGCCATCACAGCGGGTGCGGGCGAGCCCGTCAACGTCAGCAAGCGGCTCGCCGTGCTCATCGCGGACATGACCGTGCGCGCCATGATCGGGGACAGGTTCAGCAGGCGGGAAGAGTTCCTGGTGGTGCTCCAGCAGGGGGTAAGGATCCTTTCCGGGTTTAACCTCGGCGACCTCTTCCCCTCATCCCAACTCGTCGGCTTCGTCAGCGGCTCCGCCCCACGGGCATGGGAGAATCACACCAAGAGCTTCGAGCTCATCGAGTGCGCCATCAAGCAACACCAGGAGGTGAAGGCCGCCGCCACAGCGTCCAACGGCGACGGCaaggaggaggagcaggaggacCTATTGGACGTGCTCCTGAGGATACAGAAGGAAGGTGGCCACGACGTGCCTTTTACCATGGGAGCTATCAAATGTCTATTAGTG GACTTGTTTAGTGCTGGGAGCGAGACGTCGGCAACGACGCTCATCTGGGCCCTATCGGAGCTGATGAGGAACCCAAGGGCCATGGCAAAAGCACAAGCCGAAGTACGTGACAGCCTACAAGGAAAGCCAAGTCTGACTGAGGATGATCTGGCCGATCTCAAGTACATCAGGCTGATCATCAAGGAGACGTTGAGGCTGCACCCGCCCGGGCCATTGTTGTTGCCGCGCGAGCCCACGGAGGCGTGCAAGGTCCTCGGGTATGATGTGCCGATGGGCACCACCGTGTTCGTGAACGCGTGGGCGATCTGCAGAGACCCCAAGCACTGGGACACCGCGGAGGAGTTCAGGCCAGAGCGGTTCGAGTCCGGCGAAGTAGACTTCAAGGGAACCAACTTCGAGTACACACCGTTCGGGGCAGGCAGGAGGATATGTCCCGGGATGATGTTCGCGCATTCTAGCATGGAGCTCACCCTTGCCGCCCTTCTCTACCACTTCGACTGGGAGCTTCCTGCCGGAGGAGAGTTGGACA